In a genomic window of Nodosilinea sp. PGN35:
- a CDS encoding PP2C family serine/threonine-protein phosphatase yields the protein MVWGDDRKAALGGHLWLDTRPDTPTPSLEKIPGSVMAYLKLFHLAQHVPRPYAYLTSEQTGLPAPVLLLESAPIGVRVHSHGGETQVEERGSPSQGKVEAVILPSLSQRWGAGSPLQQLNWLRQVADLWTPLTAEQVATTLLDLDSLRVDGALLRLTTLVADAPSPSLTQLGQGWQPLVATAHPPLRSYLGWLIKALKDGKFASAQDLAAELEGAIQTLAQGLLVTVDWAADTDQGPTRERNEDACYPEKDPRQQRLPSRPDSVDTLPLLLVCDGIGGHEQGSVASQTAIKLLQQELEPLTHQARLSPGAIAQRLKQALILANDAISARNNDEHRSARARMGTTVVVALVHFPYVSIAHIGDSRAYRISPHTCYQITVDDDVASREAQMGYALHSEAVQLPSGGALVQALGISDSGSLYPSVQHLLLDDPAVLLLCSDGLSDYDRVDALAPLLVAPLTTTPGPLSPAVAALIQQANRLNGHDNVTVGLMRFVPQPAPLPTLPAGPLRQSVDVGPSSPGGTPSFSEPAVTRSTRLVAPAPGLETPPAPRRSGFPWGAFWGGMGAVLAGLAGVGWVWSRSAAEAIAFQPLTTRWATPALTGRPLPEAALAALVEVPVGSFWQSAPALSPTGNAAALQLNQQPALGTTTSPSPALATGSVLRVVSRQTTADNVDWVRLRVCSIPSGESLDQQPQETSQSPPPAPTAPELGQRLIAPGEEGWVQTRQLYGAATFLELVTPAQAGRCAS from the coding sequence TTGGTCTGGGGTGACGATCGCAAAGCTGCTCTGGGGGGCCATCTCTGGCTCGACACCCGGCCCGATACCCCGACGCCGTCCCTGGAAAAAATTCCGGGCTCGGTGATGGCCTACCTAAAGCTATTTCACCTGGCCCAGCATGTTCCTCGTCCCTACGCCTACCTGACCTCAGAACAAACCGGTCTGCCAGCTCCGGTGCTGCTATTAGAGAGCGCTCCCATCGGCGTGCGTGTTCATTCCCACGGCGGGGAGACCCAGGTTGAGGAGCGGGGCTCCCCCAGCCAGGGCAAGGTCGAGGCCGTCATTCTGCCCTCCCTGTCCCAGCGGTGGGGCGCAGGATCTCCGCTGCAGCAGCTCAACTGGCTGCGGCAGGTGGCTGACCTGTGGACGCCGCTCACCGCAGAGCAGGTGGCCACTACCCTGCTAGATCTTGACAGCCTACGGGTAGACGGAGCCCTGCTGCGGCTGACTACACTCGTAGCCGATGCCCCCAGCCCATCGCTGACCCAGCTCGGCCAGGGGTGGCAGCCGCTGGTGGCTACGGCCCATCCCCCGCTGCGCTCCTACCTGGGCTGGCTGATTAAGGCCCTCAAAGACGGCAAATTTGCCTCGGCGCAAGATCTGGCTGCCGAGCTAGAGGGAGCCATTCAAACCCTGGCCCAGGGCCTGCTTGTCACCGTAGACTGGGCGGCGGACACTGACCAGGGGCCGACCCGTGAGCGCAACGAAGACGCCTGCTACCCCGAGAAAGACCCCCGCCAACAGCGGCTGCCGAGCCGACCCGACAGCGTTGATACGCTGCCGCTGCTGCTGGTATGCGACGGCATTGGCGGCCATGAGCAGGGTAGTGTGGCCTCCCAGACCGCCATCAAGCTGCTTCAGCAGGAACTGGAACCGCTCACTCATCAGGCCCGACTGTCGCCAGGGGCGATCGCCCAGCGCCTCAAGCAGGCTCTAATTTTGGCCAACGACGCCATCTCCGCCCGCAACAACGACGAGCACCGCTCCGCCCGAGCCCGCATGGGCACGACGGTGGTTGTAGCCCTGGTTCACTTCCCCTACGTCTCCATTGCCCACATCGGCGACAGCCGCGCCTACCGCATCAGCCCCCACACCTGTTACCAGATCACCGTTGACGACGATGTGGCCTCCCGCGAGGCGCAGATGGGCTACGCCCTGCACTCAGAGGCGGTGCAGTTACCCAGCGGCGGGGCGCTGGTACAGGCCCTGGGCATCAGTGACTCGGGTTCGCTGTACCCCTCGGTGCAGCACCTGCTGCTGGACGACCCGGCAGTGCTGCTGCTCTGCTCCGACGGCCTCAGCGACTACGATCGCGTCGATGCCCTGGCCCCTCTGCTGGTGGCCCCTCTGACCACCACCCCTGGCCCCCTCAGCCCAGCCGTAGCCGCCCTGATCCAGCAGGCCAACCGCCTCAACGGCCACGACAATGTCACCGTGGGGCTGATGCGCTTTGTGCCCCAGCCCGCCCCCCTGCCCACGCTGCCCGCTGGCCCCCTCCGGCAGTCCGTTGACGTGGGTCCCAGTTCCCCCGGCGGTACCCCCAGCTTTAGCGAACCAGCGGTAACGCGCTCAACTCGCCTGGTGGCCCCGGCTCCGGGGCTGGAGACACCCCCGGCCCCAAGGCGGTCTGGCTTTCCCTGGGGAGCTTTTTGGGGCGGTATGGGGGCCGTGCTCGCCGGGCTCGCCGGGGTAGGCTGGGTCTGGAGCCGCAGCGCCGCTGAGGCGATCGCGTTTCAGCCCCTGACCACCCGCTGGGCCACCCCAGCCCTGACCGGACGACCGCTGCCCGAGGCCGCCCTGGCCGCCCTGGTGGAAGTGCCCGTGGGCTCGTTTTGGCAGTCTGCCCCAGCCCTGAGCCCGACCGGCAATGCCGCAGCGCTACAGCTGAACCAGCAGCCGGCGCTGGGGACAACCACCAGCCCATCGCCAGCGCTGGCGACGGGCAGCGTGCTGAGGGTGGTCAGTCGCCAAACCACAGCGGACAATGTTGACTGGGTGCGGCTCCGGGTCTGCTCTATTCCTTCGGGGGAATCCCTCGACCAGCAGCCCCAGGAAACCAGCCAAAGTCCGCCCCCCGCCCCAACTGCCCCCGAGCTGGGGCAGCGTCTGATAGCGCCAGGGGAAGAGGGTTGGGTGCAAACCCGTCAGCTCTACGGAGCGGCGACTTTTTTAGAATTAGTCACCCCGGCCCAGGCGGGTCGCTGCGCGTCTTAG
- a CDS encoding CHAT domain-containing protein: MPLSDDLTLCIAIDRLTEADSTHYAIWVLESPFPGGYAHHDRLWDSQMAQIWESWQQFFALRGLPQVPHVPSAYVPQFHLDDLLDRVAPAAEVGGYTGRLMQGLGVSLWEWLFDGPIRQTLERSLGMAIGQNRPLKLRLEIRPPELISLPWEIMQPQPGCPALSLGPQVLFSRTASAVEPLPEAELDTSLRILLVLGQDDPSPGGGGADQVLQLPQEAEALKQLLELSASRLSYQGASPVVCQVQTLLEPDAKTLLTALETNYFNVFFYAGHGVPAPDGGLLFLRQGGSLSGTELAQGLARNGIRLAVFNTCWGAQPDLQQQQVIPRSSLAEVLLHHGVPAVLAMRDSIADEEALSFIQVLARGLAERQPVAQAVALARQHLLTAYRFNHPAWSLPVLYQHPQFGGHLLREAALAVTQLPGQDLRTTQAVVLRCLATPTRLWRLYDGYLRVGRLPDNDLVILEPWVSGQHAEIFCRTQFENGVQETYYYLRDRSRYGSYYFDSHGWHHVHRAEVPLALGTAIRFGSTEGELMEFTLEGSPKSPPPC, encoded by the coding sequence ATGCCGTTGTCCGACGATCTAACCCTGTGCATTGCCATCGATCGGCTCACCGAGGCCGACTCCACCCACTACGCCATCTGGGTGCTAGAGAGCCCGTTCCCCGGCGGCTATGCCCACCACGATCGCCTCTGGGATAGTCAGATGGCTCAAATCTGGGAGAGTTGGCAGCAGTTTTTTGCCCTGCGGGGGCTGCCCCAGGTGCCCCACGTGCCCTCGGCCTACGTACCCCAATTTCACCTCGATGACCTGCTTGACCGGGTGGCCCCGGCGGCGGAGGTGGGAGGGTACACCGGACGGCTCATGCAGGGGCTGGGGGTGAGCCTGTGGGAGTGGCTGTTTGACGGCCCCATTCGCCAGACCCTGGAGCGCAGTCTGGGCATGGCGATCGGCCAAAATCGCCCGCTCAAGCTGCGTCTGGAGATTCGCCCCCCTGAACTGATTAGCCTGCCCTGGGAAATTATGCAGCCCCAGCCCGGCTGCCCGGCCCTGTCCCTGGGGCCGCAGGTGTTGTTTAGCCGCACCGCCAGCGCCGTTGAACCCCTACCCGAGGCGGAGCTGGACACCTCCCTGCGGATTCTTTTGGTACTGGGGCAGGATGACCCCAGCCCCGGCGGTGGCGGGGCTGACCAGGTCTTGCAGCTGCCCCAGGAGGCCGAAGCCCTCAAGCAGCTGCTAGAGCTCAGCGCCTCTCGCCTGAGTTACCAGGGGGCGAGCCCGGTGGTCTGTCAGGTGCAGACCCTGCTCGAACCCGACGCCAAAACCCTGCTCACAGCCCTGGAGACAAACTACTTTAATGTGTTTTTCTACGCTGGTCACGGGGTGCCAGCCCCCGACGGCGGACTGCTGTTTTTGCGCCAGGGAGGCAGCCTTAGCGGCACAGAACTGGCCCAGGGGCTGGCCCGCAACGGCATTCGCCTGGCGGTATTCAACACCTGCTGGGGGGCCCAGCCCGACCTGCAACAGCAGCAGGTGATTCCCCGCAGCAGTCTGGCAGAGGTGCTGCTGCACCACGGGGTACCGGCGGTGCTGGCCATGCGCGATTCTATAGCCGATGAGGAGGCGCTGAGTTTTATTCAGGTGCTGGCTCGGGGGCTAGCCGAGCGCCAGCCGGTAGCCCAGGCGGTGGCCCTGGCTCGACAGCACCTGCTGACGGCCTACCGCTTCAATCACCCGGCCTGGAGCCTGCCGGTGCTGTACCAGCATCCCCAGTTTGGGGGGCATCTACTGCGCGAGGCGGCCCTGGCGGTGACCCAGCTGCCGGGGCAAGACCTGCGCACGACTCAGGCGGTGGTGCTGCGCTGCCTGGCCACGCCGACTCGCCTGTGGCGGCTCTACGACGGCTACCTGCGGGTGGGGCGACTGCCTGACAACGACCTGGTGATTTTAGAGCCCTGGGTTTCGGGACAGCACGCCGAAATTTTCTGCCGCACCCAGTTTGAAAACGGTGTGCAGGAGACCTACTACTACCTGCGCGATCGCTCCCGCTACGGCTCCTACTATTTTGACAGTCACGGCTGGCACCACGTCCACCGGGCTGAGGTGCCCCTCGCCCTGGGCACGGCCATTCGCTTTGGCAGCACCGAAGGCGAACTGATGGAATTTACCCTGGAGGGTAGCCCCAAATCGCCCCCGCCCTGCTAG
- a CDS encoding tetratricopeptide repeat protein: MGFYLTPWLRCQQARYCYRQALTQMRKGNVDGALAGLSQALDHAPHPANIHVELGKAHWQIGNTAAALEQFTAAIALDPGNVRAYGNRGLLHCQQGREDLALADWHQALQHRPGHALIHYNRGLLHFRQHNYAAALADFDVAIATNPNLAEAYLHRGHVHEQLGQPTAAAHDWELALCNDLNLDQARLKLHHLHQIHRDRALSQRLQAELGLKDITVEAEHQDDRLRIQVYRPMGVGINYFTLPDQIRDLLIGWQMDDVYSFDLTGQVQDQAVVEWRGHYKLFQGQPCPPARWHRVLLTAFVIFPPLGLPALACAMNLRQAYQRGDYPSALRASRAIQGLCRTGGIISFTLVTLLGGYWGYQRLYGPPEASAAPAQLAPATPVPAEADD; this comes from the coding sequence ATGGGATTTTACCTCACCCCCTGGTTACGTTGTCAGCAGGCCCGCTACTGCTACCGGCAGGCGTTGACTCAGATGCGCAAGGGCAATGTCGATGGGGCACTGGCGGGTTTGTCCCAGGCCCTAGACCACGCCCCCCATCCGGCCAATATTCACGTTGAGCTGGGTAAAGCCCATTGGCAGATCGGCAACACAGCGGCGGCGCTGGAGCAGTTTACGGCGGCGATCGCCCTTGACCCCGGTAACGTGCGCGCCTACGGCAATCGCGGCCTGCTCCACTGCCAGCAGGGGCGAGAAGACCTGGCCCTGGCCGACTGGCACCAGGCGCTCCAGCACCGGCCCGGCCATGCTCTGATTCATTACAACCGAGGGCTGCTGCACTTTCGACAGCACAACTACGCCGCCGCCCTGGCCGACTTTGATGTCGCCATCGCCACCAATCCCAACCTGGCGGAGGCCTACCTGCACCGGGGCCACGTGCACGAGCAGCTGGGGCAGCCCACCGCCGCCGCCCACGACTGGGAACTCGCCCTCTGCAACGATCTCAACCTCGACCAGGCGCGGCTGAAGCTGCACCACCTGCACCAGATCCATCGCGATCGCGCCCTTTCCCAGCGCCTGCAAGCGGAGCTGGGGCTAAAGGACATTACCGTCGAAGCCGAGCACCAAGACGATCGCCTGCGCATTCAGGTGTATCGCCCCATGGGGGTCGGCATCAACTACTTCACCCTGCCCGACCAGATTCGCGACCTGCTCATCGGCTGGCAGATGGACGATGTCTACAGCTTCGACCTCACTGGCCAGGTGCAAGATCAGGCGGTGGTCGAGTGGCGAGGCCACTACAAGCTCTTCCAGGGGCAGCCCTGCCCCCCGGCCCGGTGGCATCGAGTGCTGCTGACCGCCTTTGTGATTTTTCCGCCCCTGGGGCTGCCGGCTTTGGCCTGTGCCATGAACCTGCGCCAGGCCTATCAGCGGGGCGACTATCCCAGCGCCCTGCGGGCCTCCCGAGCCATTCAGGGACTGTGCCGTACCGGCGGCATTATTTCCTTCACTCTGGTAACGCTGCTGGGGGGCTACTGGGGCTACCAGCGCCTTTACGGCCCGCCCGAAGCCTCGGCGGCCCCGGCTCAACTGGCCCCGGCTACGCCGGTTCCGGCTGAGGCTGACGACTAG
- a CDS encoding phosphoribosyltransferase, which produces MADFYVSWDDYHRDIETLAVQIYESGWEFNQIVCLAKGGLRIGDTLCRLFDVPLAILSTASYGGADGRTRGSITFSRDLSMTTPSLGSQVLVVDDLVDSGYSLKKSMAWLHHKYGFYIEDVRTAVLWYKAESIVKPDYHVVYLPDNPWIHQPFERYETMSPAELAASRQPQPEPA; this is translated from the coding sequence ATGGCTGATTTCTACGTAAGCTGGGACGACTACCACCGCGACATTGAAACCCTGGCGGTGCAAATCTATGAGTCGGGCTGGGAATTTAACCAGATTGTCTGCCTGGCCAAGGGGGGGCTGCGCATTGGCGATACCCTCTGCCGACTGTTCGATGTGCCCCTGGCAATTTTGTCCACCGCCTCCTACGGCGGGGCCGACGGCCGCACCCGGGGCTCGATTACCTTTTCCCGCGACCTGAGTATGACCACCCCCAGCCTGGGCAGCCAAGTGCTGGTGGTCGATGACTTAGTCGATTCGGGCTACAGCCTGAAAAAATCGATGGCCTGGCTGCACCACAAGTACGGATTTTATATCGAAGATGTGCGGACAGCGGTGCTGTGGTACAAAGCTGAATCCATCGTCAAACCTGACTACCACGTGGTCTACCTGCCCGACAACCCGTGGATTCACCAGCCCTTTGAGCGCTACGAAACCATGAGCCCCGCCGAGCTGGCGGCTAGTCGTCAGCCTCAGCCGGAACCGGCGTAG
- a CDS encoding MFS transporter → MASNAPSPAAAPAKFSLWGKLAFGAGDIGPGMTANLLAFSFLIFLTTAAGLSPVAAGSVLAIGRIWDAVNDPFIGYLSDKTRTRWGRRYPWIVLGAIPFGVTFFLTWVVPDWGDTARFWYYVVMSLLFQVFYTVVNLPYTTLTAELTKDYDERTELTAFRLGSSLFGAIAALGLGLVITQVIADQRQQYLVLGGICSVLAVLPLLWCVWGTYPYAVQRNALQPADTDEVALPFLQQIKVVFANRAFMFVVGIYLFAWLALQMTASIIPFYATFWMGLDSYFLAALLVQGTAILMMVVVNYLSRRLGKQEVFYIGIGIWIIAQIALFFVQPGQVAALYLLCIVISFGVATAYVVPWAMLPDVIELDEIQTGQRREGIFYAFMTLLQKVGLALGLFLVSLALQFSGFVSEATQQSDSALLAIRIFIGPVPMVLLALAILLARFYPITREMHEQMLLQLAERDRSGDRDDVS, encoded by the coding sequence ATGGCTTCTAACGCGCCTTCCCCCGCTGCGGCCCCCGCTAAGTTTTCCCTCTGGGGCAAGCTGGCCTTTGGGGCCGGAGACATTGGCCCAGGGATGACCGCCAACCTGCTGGCGTTTTCGTTTTTGATCTTTTTGACGACGGCGGCGGGGCTGAGCCCGGTGGCGGCGGGTTCGGTGCTGGCGATTGGCCGCATTTGGGATGCCGTCAATGACCCGTTCATTGGCTACCTGAGCGATAAAACCCGCACCCGCTGGGGCCGCCGCTACCCCTGGATTGTGCTGGGGGCGATTCCCTTTGGGGTGACGTTTTTTCTCACCTGGGTAGTGCCCGACTGGGGCGACACCGCCCGGTTCTGGTACTACGTGGTGATGTCGCTGCTGTTTCAGGTGTTCTATACGGTGGTAAATTTGCCCTACACCACCCTCACCGCCGAGCTGACCAAAGACTACGACGAACGCACCGAGCTGACGGCCTTTCGGCTGGGGTCGTCGCTGTTTGGGGCGATCGCCGCCCTGGGCCTGGGCCTGGTAATCACCCAGGTGATTGCCGACCAGCGCCAGCAGTATTTGGTCTTGGGTGGCATCTGCTCGGTGCTGGCGGTGCTGCCGCTGCTGTGGTGCGTGTGGGGCACCTACCCCTACGCGGTACAGCGCAACGCTCTCCAGCCCGCCGATACCGACGAAGTGGCGCTGCCCTTTTTGCAGCAGATCAAAGTGGTCTTTGCCAACCGGGCCTTTATGTTTGTTGTCGGCATCTACCTGTTTGCCTGGCTGGCCCTGCAGATGACCGCCAGCATCATCCCCTTCTACGCCACCTTCTGGATGGGGCTTGACTCGTACTTTTTGGCGGCGCTGCTGGTGCAGGGCACCGCCATTTTAATGATGGTGGTGGTCAACTACCTCAGCCGCCGCCTGGGCAAGCAGGAGGTGTTTTACATCGGCATCGGCATCTGGATCATCGCTCAAATTGCCCTGTTTTTTGTGCAGCCGGGGCAGGTGGCGGCCCTCTATCTGCTGTGCATTGTGATTAGCTTTGGGGTGGCCACCGCCTACGTGGTGCCCTGGGCCATGCTGCCCGACGTGATCGAGCTCGACGAGATCCAGACCGGCCAGCGGCGGGAGGGCATTTTCTACGCCTTTATGACCCTGCTGCAAAAGGTGGGCCTGGCCCTGGGACTGTTTTTGGTCAGCCTGGCGCTGCAATTTTCGGGGTTTGTCAGCGAGGCCACCCAGCAGTCTGACTCGGCCCTGCTGGCGATTCGCATTTTTATTGGCCCGGTGCCCATGGTGCTGCTGGCCCTGGCGATTTTGCTGGCCCGGTTTTACCCAATTACCCGCGAAATGCACGAGCAAATGCTGCTGCAGCTGGCCGAGCGCGATCGCTCTGGCGATCGCGATGATGTCAGCTGA
- a CDS encoding SDR family oxidoreductase, translated as MELKPLDQQIVVVVGASSGIGRDAAQSLAQRGAKVVAAARNANGLASLLGEIRQGGGEAIAVTADVAEFEQVGAIAEAAIASFGRIDTWVQCAAAGMLAPFDAITIEEFRRVVDVTLMGQVYGAKVALPYLKQTGRGSFIAISSMEGRRALPLQSAYSTAKHGLEGFLEALRVELEHEGHAINVTSIKPAVINTPFYNHMRTKIGFKPTGIPPYYEPRLVTEAILYAAEHPTRDYIVGDVGRLLDWFQRLSPGLVDFALAQIGFQGQRTDDIKTSHAPDGLFEPMAGYEQVEGDFKHLTVPSVSDWLAKMMSKP; from the coding sequence ATGGAGCTCAAACCGCTTGATCAGCAGATCGTCGTCGTCGTGGGAGCATCGAGCGGCATCGGTCGCGATGCTGCCCAATCGCTAGCGCAGCGGGGCGCTAAGGTGGTGGCGGCGGCGCGCAACGCCAACGGCCTGGCCTCGCTGCTGGGGGAGATTCGGCAGGGGGGCGGAGAGGCGATCGCCGTCACCGCCGATGTAGCGGAATTTGAGCAGGTGGGCGCGATCGCCGAGGCCGCGATCGCCAGCTTTGGCCGCATCGACACCTGGGTACAGTGCGCCGCCGCCGGCATGCTCGCGCCCTTCGACGCTATCACCATCGAGGAATTTCGCCGGGTCGTAGACGTTACCCTCATGGGGCAGGTCTACGGGGCAAAGGTGGCCCTGCCCTACCTGAAACAGACGGGGCGGGGCTCATTCATCGCCATTTCGTCTATGGAAGGGCGGCGGGCACTGCCCCTGCAAAGCGCTTACTCAACCGCTAAGCACGGGCTAGAGGGCTTCCTCGAAGCCCTCCGGGTCGAGCTAGAGCACGAGGGCCACGCGATCAATGTCACCAGCATTAAGCCAGCGGTGATCAACACCCCCTTTTACAACCACATGCGCACCAAAATTGGCTTTAAGCCCACGGGCATTCCCCCCTACTACGAGCCCCGGCTGGTCACCGAGGCCATTCTCTACGCCGCCGAACACCCGACTCGAGACTACATCGTGGGCGATGTGGGCCGACTGCTGGACTGGTTCCAGCGACTTTCGCCAGGGTTAGTAGACTTTGCGCTGGCCCAGATTGGCTTTCAGGGTCAGCGCACCGACGACATTAAAACGTCCCACGCCCCCGATGGGCTGTTTGAACCCATGGCGGGCTATGAGCAGGTCGAGGGAGATTTTAAGCATCTCACCGTACCGAGCGTGTCCGACTGGCTAGCCAAGATGATGTCAAAGCCGTGA
- a CDS encoding CO2 hydration protein, protein MTKTLPLAKSNPHPLEPFIQKLLGAEALLPDSETNVLEVVGILKSYGVVLDAYSKNLIYIADHQFLVLFPFFKYFNGRVTLPQLLRHWWHDRINFEYAEYCMKTMLWHGGGKMDEYLDSDDFLRHCQAAVAAKIKTNLPIRVLDSLFPDFLPEQVRQLAYYSALGQFWRVMSDLFIDLSDAYDGVRVQTIPEVVAFIKAGLVAAAANPIAYAVEIDGTSYELLPKSAGLTFLMDVAVPYVEAVFFRGTPFLGTVSYNAQANQISVDQGRFDYGALYADPLPVGGAGIPPTLLMQDMRHYLPDYLTAFYQSSGRGLDDVRVKICQSFQKSMFCVTSASLQGLLPHPADTQDPRERATNHAFLAGWMDRLATSRLDVVQL, encoded by the coding sequence ATGACCAAAACCTTACCTCTGGCCAAATCTAACCCCCACCCCCTAGAGCCCTTTATTCAAAAGCTGCTGGGGGCTGAGGCGCTGCTGCCCGATTCCGAAACCAACGTGCTCGAAGTGGTGGGCATTCTCAAGAGCTACGGGGTAGTGCTTGACGCCTACTCCAAAAACCTGATCTACATCGCCGATCACCAGTTCCTGGTGCTGTTTCCCTTCTTCAAATATTTCAACGGCAGGGTGACGCTGCCCCAGCTGCTGCGCCACTGGTGGCACGATCGCATCAACTTTGAGTACGCCGAATACTGCATGAAAACCATGCTCTGGCACGGCGGCGGCAAAATGGACGAGTACCTCGACAGCGACGACTTCTTGCGGCACTGCCAGGCTGCCGTTGCTGCCAAGATCAAAACCAACCTACCCATTCGGGTGTTGGACAGTCTATTTCCCGATTTTTTGCCGGAGCAGGTGCGGCAGCTGGCCTACTACAGCGCCCTGGGCCAGTTCTGGCGGGTGATGAGCGACCTGTTTATCGATCTGTCCGACGCCTACGACGGTGTCCGGGTACAGACTATTCCGGAGGTGGTGGCCTTTATCAAAGCGGGGCTGGTGGCGGCGGCAGCAAACCCCATTGCCTACGCAGTTGAGATTGACGGCACCAGCTACGAGTTGCTGCCCAAGTCCGCCGGGCTGACGTTTCTAATGGATGTGGCGGTGCCCTACGTGGAGGCGGTGTTCTTTCGCGGCACGCCGTTTTTGGGGACAGTCTCCTACAACGCTCAGGCGAACCAAATCTCCGTTGACCAGGGCCGCTTTGACTACGGTGCCCTCTACGCCGACCCTCTGCCGGTTGGCGGGGCGGGCATTCCCCCCACCCTGCTGATGCAGGATATGCGCCACTACCTGCCCGACTACCTGACGGCGTTCTACCAATCCAGCGGGCGGGGGCTGGACGATGTGCGGGTTAAGATCTGCCAGAGCTTTCAAAAGTCGATGTTTTGCGTCACCAGCGCCTCGCTGCAGGGGCTGCTGCCCCACCCCGCCGATACCCAAGACCCCCGCGAGCGAGCCACCAACCACGCCTTTCTCGCCGGGTGGATGGATCGCCTAGCCACCTCGCGGTTAGATGTGGTGCAGCTGTAG